In one window of Polaromonas naphthalenivorans CJ2 DNA:
- the dapD gene encoding 2,3,4,5-tetrahydropyridine-2,6-dicarboxylate N-succinyltransferase translates to MTQDNLQATIDAAWENRANLSSASAPKEVLEAVEHAIEQLNNGTLRVATREGVGQWTVHQWLKKAVLLSFRLKDNELMRAGELGFYDKVPTKFANLSEQEMRATGVRVVPPAVARRGSFIAKGAILMPSYVNIGAYVDEGTMVDTWAAVGSCAQIGKNVHLSGGVGIGGVLEPMQANPTIIEDNCFIGARSEVVEGVIVEENSVLSMGVYIGQSTPIYDRESDTVSYGRIPAGSVVVSGNLPKAGGKYSLYCAVIVKRVDAKTRATTSLNDLLRD, encoded by the coding sequence ATGACTCAAGACAACCTGCAAGCCACCATCGACGCCGCCTGGGAAAACCGCGCCAACCTGTCGTCTGCCTCGGCGCCCAAAGAGGTTCTGGAGGCCGTCGAGCATGCCATCGAGCAGCTCAACAACGGTACATTGCGCGTGGCCACCCGCGAAGGCGTAGGCCAGTGGACGGTGCACCAGTGGCTGAAAAAAGCCGTGCTGCTGAGCTTTCGCCTGAAAGACAACGAACTGATGCGCGCCGGCGAACTGGGTTTTTACGACAAGGTTCCAACGAAGTTTGCCAACCTGAGCGAGCAGGAAATGCGCGCCACCGGTGTTCGCGTGGTGCCGCCCGCCGTGGCGCGCCGGGGCAGCTTCATCGCCAAGGGTGCGATTTTGATGCCCAGCTACGTCAACATCGGCGCTTACGTCGATGAAGGCACGATGGTCGATACCTGGGCCGCCGTCGGCTCCTGCGCCCAGATCGGCAAGAACGTGCATCTGTCGGGCGGCGTCGGCATTGGCGGCGTGCTGGAGCCGATGCAGGCCAACCCGACCATCATCGAGGACAACTGCTTCATCGGCGCGCGCTCCGAAGTGGTCGAAGGCGTGATCGTCGAGGAAAACTCGGTGCTGTCGATGGGTGTGTACATCGGCCAGAGCACGCCGATTTACGACCGTGAAAGCGACACCGTGAGCTACGGCCGCATTCCGGCCGGCTCCGTCGTCGTCTCGGGCAACCTGCCCAAGGCCGGCGGCAAATACAGCCTGTACTGCGCGGTCATCGTCAAGCGCGTGGATGCAAAAACCCGCGCCACGACCAGCCTGAACGACCTGCTGCGCGACTGA
- a CDS encoding PilT/PilU family type 4a pilus ATPase, with product MGTMERILRLMVDKKASDVYLSAHSPAIIKINGQAIPINAQILPADAPRSLLAEMVPPERIEELDEIGELNMGLAVEGLGNFRISGFRQRSTYAAVIRYIPNKIPALASLNVPPLLGELIMEKRGLLLMVGATGAGKTTTLASMIDKRNETVTGHILTIEDPIEFFFTNKKSVVNQREVGSDTQSLQVALKNALRQAPDVIMIGEIRDRETMSAAIAYAQSGHLCLATMHANNSYQALNRILSFYPVEVRPTLLGDLAAALKAVISQRLLRTQTNTRVPAVEVMLNTKLISDLIERGDFSGVKEAMEKSMAEGSQTFEQNIAKMITEGTVTRKEGLAHADSPTNLMWRLENDFSAAAQAKAEETHFDPDDEPSFTEITLDVRH from the coding sequence ATGGGAACGATGGAAAGAATTCTGCGTTTGATGGTGGACAAGAAAGCGTCTGACGTTTACCTGTCCGCCCACTCACCCGCCATCATCAAGATCAACGGGCAGGCCATTCCCATCAATGCGCAGATCCTGCCAGCCGACGCGCCGCGCAGCCTGCTGGCCGAAATGGTGCCGCCAGAGCGGATCGAGGAACTCGATGAAATCGGCGAACTCAACATGGGGCTGGCGGTCGAGGGCCTGGGCAACTTTCGCATCAGCGGCTTTCGCCAGCGCAGCACCTATGCAGCGGTGATTCGCTACATTCCGAACAAGATTCCGGCGCTGGCCAGCCTGAACGTGCCGCCGCTGCTGGGCGAGCTGATCATGGAAAAGCGCGGCCTGCTGCTGATGGTGGGCGCCACCGGCGCCGGAAAAACCACTACGCTGGCGTCGATGATCGACAAGCGCAATGAAACCGTGACCGGCCACATCCTGACGATTGAAGACCCGATTGAGTTTTTCTTCACCAACAAGAAGTCGGTCGTCAACCAGCGCGAGGTCGGCAGCGACACCCAGTCGCTGCAGGTGGCGCTGAAGAACGCGCTGCGCCAGGCGCCCGACGTGATCATGATCGGCGAGATCCGCGACCGCGAAACCATGTCGGCGGCGATTGCCTACGCGCAGTCGGGCCACCTGTGCCTGGCCACCATGCACGCCAACAACAGCTACCAGGCGCTCAACCGCATCCTGAGCTTTTACCCGGTCGAAGTGCGCCCGACCCTGCTGGGCGACCTGGCGGCCGCCCTGAAGGCCGTCATCTCGCAGCGCCTGCTGCGCACGCAAACCAACACCCGCGTGCCGGCGGTGGAAGTCATGCTCAACACCAAGCTGATTTCCGATCTGATCGAGCGCGGTGATTTTTCGGGCGTCAAGGAAGCGATGGAAAAATCCATGGCCGAAGGCTCGCAGACCTTCGAGCAGAACATCGCCAAAATGATCACCGAAGGCACCGTGACGCGCAAGGAAGGCCTGGCGCATGCCGATTCGCCCACCAACCTGATGTGGCGGCTGGAAAATGACTTTTCAGCAGCGGCCCAGGCCAAGGCGGAGGAAACCCATTTCGACCCGGATGACGAGCCGTCATTCACCGAAATCACGCTGGACGTCAGGCACTGA